In Novosphingobium sp. MMS21-SN21R, a single genomic region encodes these proteins:
- a CDS encoding protein adenylyltransferase SelO family protein, giving the protein MQPLPQAAIYRASPRIMAIADWIGDPVSAADFPETRLRWRNDRAAADVGLDGLTNEDWIRHFGRFEPLPENMPGPLALRYHGHQFGVYNPDLGDGRGFTFAQMLDADERLMDLGTKGSGQTPWSRRGDGRLTLKGAVREILATEMLGALGVNTSRTFSVIETGEQLYRGDEPSPTRSAVMVRLSHGHIRIGTFQRLGALELEDEMAQLVAYCLANFPGGEFADAPHPAVRFFNQVIERMADMAASYMVAGFVHGVLNSDNMNVTGESFDYGPWRWLPKWDASFTAAYFDHQGLYAYGRQPEAIHWNCGQLAVALRSLVEAPPLIEALNRYPELYQKAMTRRWCWRLGIEPRGLEEDTAMIGACEKAMVASGAGLDAFFFAHRGGRGSFAASAEGAALQAVLAPYVATDSSHPYWSEDAPQSMLIDEVEAIWEPIATRDDWTALEAKVAAVRRMGEALGERPEPQGHSRA; this is encoded by the coding sequence ATGCAGCCGCTCCCGCAAGCCGCGATCTATCGCGCATCGCCCCGGATCATGGCCATAGCGGACTGGATCGGTGATCCGGTGAGCGCGGCGGACTTCCCCGAAACGCGGCTTCGCTGGCGCAACGACCGGGCGGCGGCGGACGTCGGCCTGGATGGGCTGACGAACGAAGACTGGATTCGGCATTTCGGGCGGTTCGAGCCGCTGCCGGAGAACATGCCGGGGCCGCTGGCGCTGCGCTATCACGGGCACCAGTTCGGCGTTTACAACCCCGACCTTGGCGACGGGCGCGGGTTCACCTTTGCCCAGATGCTGGATGCGGACGAACGGCTGATGGACCTTGGCACCAAGGGATCGGGCCAGACGCCATGGAGCCGAAGGGGCGACGGGCGGCTGACGCTGAAAGGCGCGGTGCGCGAGATTCTGGCGACCGAAATGCTCGGCGCCCTGGGAGTCAACACCAGCCGCACGTTCAGCGTGATCGAGACTGGAGAGCAGCTCTATCGCGGGGACGAACCCTCGCCCACGCGGTCTGCGGTGATGGTCCGGCTGAGCCACGGACATATCCGCATCGGCACGTTCCAGCGGCTGGGCGCGCTGGAGCTTGAAGACGAAATGGCGCAGCTTGTCGCCTATTGCCTGGCGAACTTTCCGGGCGGGGAATTTGCCGATGCGCCGCACCCGGCAGTCCGGTTCTTCAACCAGGTGATCGAGCGCATGGCCGACATGGCGGCAAGCTACATGGTGGCGGGCTTCGTCCATGGTGTGCTCAATTCCGACAACATGAATGTGACCGGTGAGAGCTTCGACTACGGTCCGTGGCGATGGCTGCCCAAGTGGGACGCCAGTTTCACCGCCGCCTATTTCGATCATCAGGGGCTTTATGCCTATGGTCGCCAGCCCGAGGCGATTCACTGGAATTGTGGGCAACTGGCGGTTGCGCTGCGATCGTTGGTGGAGGCCCCGCCGCTGATCGAGGCGCTAAATCGTTACCCCGAACTCTACCAGAAGGCGATGACGCGGCGGTGGTGCTGGCGACTGGGCATCGAACCGCGCGGACTGGAGGAAGACACCGCGATGATCGGCGCGTGCGAGAAGGCGATGGTGGCGAGCGGCGCGGGCCTGGATGCGTTCTTCTTCGCGCATCGCGGCGGGCGCGGGAGCTTTGCTGCGAGCGCGGAAGGTGCAGCATTACAGGCTGTGCTTGCACCTTATGTCGCCACGGACAGCAGTCATCCGTACTGGTCGGAAGACGCGCCGCAATCCATGCTGATCGACGAGGTCGAGGCGATCTGGGAGCCGATTGCAACGCGCGATGACTGGACGGCGCTTGAGGCCAAGGTCGCTGCCGTGCGGCGGATGGGCGAGGCGCTGGGTGAGCGGCCCGAACCACAAGGGCATAGCAGAGCCTGA
- a CDS encoding alpha/beta hydrolase, giving the protein MGIFEDRSWTSSDGLQLHFRDYAGEATRPPVLCLPGLTRNARDFEDLAARLAGKWRVLCPEMRGRGDSDYARDPMTYQPLQYLQDVEALLAQEGITSFVSIGTSLGGLLTMLLAASNPQRIAAAVLNDVGPEVSAAGIERIRGYVGQGRNFETWMHAARALQESNGDIYPDWEITDWLRYAKRIMALGTGGRIAFDYDMKIAEPFETPQGATPQVDMWPLYAALASRPLLILRGENSDILEAPVAARMAQSPGTQLVTIAGIGHAPTLDEPQSIAAIERLLDQVA; this is encoded by the coding sequence ATGGGCATTTTTGAAGATCGTAGCTGGACCAGCAGCGACGGGCTGCAACTGCATTTCCGGGACTATGCCGGCGAAGCCACGCGTCCCCCGGTGCTGTGCCTGCCCGGCCTCACCCGCAATGCCCGCGATTTTGAGGATCTCGCCGCGCGGCTCGCGGGCAAGTGGCGCGTGCTCTGCCCCGAAATGCGCGGGCGCGGCGATAGCGACTATGCCAGGGACCCGATGACCTACCAGCCACTGCAATACCTGCAGGACGTCGAGGCCCTGCTCGCGCAGGAAGGCATCACCAGTTTCGTATCCATCGGCACCTCGCTCGGCGGGCTGCTCACCATGCTGCTCGCCGCCAGCAATCCCCAGCGCATTGCTGCCGCCGTGCTCAACGATGTCGGCCCGGAAGTCTCCGCTGCCGGGATCGAACGGATTCGCGGATATGTCGGGCAAGGCCGCAATTTCGAAACGTGGATGCACGCCGCCCGCGCGCTGCAGGAAAGCAATGGCGATATCTATCCCGATTGGGAAATCACCGACTGGTTGCGCTATGCCAAGCGGATCATGGCGCTCGGCACCGGCGGGCGCATCGCCTTTGATTATGACATGAAGATTGCCGAACCCTTCGAAACGCCGCAAGGCGCAACGCCGCAAGTCGATATGTGGCCGCTCTACGCCGCATTGGCCTCGCGTCCGCTGCTGATCCTGCGCGGCGAGAATTCCGACATTCTCGAAGCGCCCGTGGCCGCGCGCATGGCGCAGAGCCCCGGCACCCAGCTCGTCACTATCGCGGGCATCGGCCACGCGCCCACCTTGGACGAGCCGCAATCCATCGCCGCGATTGAACGGCTGCTCGATCAGGTGGCATGA
- a CDS encoding glycosyltransferase family 4 protein translates to MTARAKGAPLRVLHLHSTFDAGGKERRAASLMNHFWRGVEHHIVSAQPGSMGAKALIDKRVSAYFPFGFPALAGKLRIGRLQKLARAMQGFDLILTYNWGAMDAAMAHAVFGPTMGLAPLIHHEDGFNADETGGLKRSRNWYRMVALSRASVLVVPSRLLEDIALKTWRQPRARVIHIPNGIDTAAFLRKPRPDALPRVVKRPGEKWLGTLAGLRAVKNLPRMVRALEALPPEWQLVIVGEGPEREAIRAEAMRLDLGHRVQLPGHVADPASAVGLFDLFALSSDSEQAPLSVIEAMAAGLAVVSPAVGDVADMVAEANRPFITPPGDDAAFAEALSTLCADDVARRRIGDANRQRARAELDASVMFARYAQVYGAALGRSSFP, encoded by the coding sequence ATGACCGCGCGGGCCAAGGGCGCACCGCTTCGGGTGCTCCATCTTCATTCCACGTTCGATGCAGGCGGCAAGGAACGCCGCGCCGCCTCGCTGATGAACCACTTCTGGCGAGGCGTGGAGCATCACATCGTCTCCGCCCAGCCGGGATCGATGGGCGCCAAGGCCCTGATCGACAAGCGCGTGTCCGCCTATTTCCCGTTCGGCTTCCCCGCGCTGGCCGGAAAACTGCGTATTGGCCGCCTGCAGAAACTCGCCCGCGCGATGCAGGGTTTCGATCTGATCCTGACCTACAACTGGGGCGCGATGGACGCGGCCATGGCCCACGCCGTGTTTGGTCCGACCATGGGCCTTGCTCCGCTGATCCATCACGAGGACGGTTTCAACGCCGATGAAACCGGCGGCCTCAAGCGTAGCCGCAACTGGTATCGCATGGTCGCCCTGTCGCGCGCATCCGTTCTGGTCGTGCCTTCGCGCCTGCTCGAGGATATCGCGCTGAAGACATGGCGCCAGCCGCGCGCCCGCGTCATCCATATTCCCAACGGCATCGACACCGCCGCATTCCTGCGCAAGCCAAGGCCAGATGCCCTCCCGCGCGTGGTCAAACGTCCGGGCGAGAAGTGGCTTGGCACGCTGGCAGGCCTGCGCGCGGTCAAGAACCTGCCGCGAATGGTCCGCGCCTTGGAAGCTTTGCCACCCGAATGGCAACTCGTGATCGTCGGTGAGGGGCCTGAACGCGAAGCGATCCGCGCCGAAGCCATGCGGCTCGATCTCGGGCACCGGGTGCAGCTGCCCGGCCATGTAGCCGATCCGGCGTCCGCCGTCGGGCTGTTCGATCTCTTCGCGCTCTCGTCCGACAGCGAACAGGCACCGCTCTCGGTGATCGAAGCCATGGCCGCCGGACTTGCCGTGGTCAGCCCCGCCGTTGGCGACGTCGCGGACATGGTTGCCGAGGCCAATCGCCCTTTCATTACTCCGCCGGGCGACGATGCCGCCTTTGCCGAAGCCCTGTCCACCCTCTGCGCGGACGATGTTGCCCGCCGCCGCATCGGTGATGCAAACCGCCAACGCGCGCGCGCCGAACTCGATGCCAGCGTGATGTTCGCCCGCTACGCTCAGGTATATGGCGCGGCGCTCGGGCGAAGCTCATTCCCTTGA
- a CDS encoding tetratricopeptide repeat protein yields the protein MALRPDRPQTRSDQLAERGSPQGGEGFLREVDDALREDQVFTALQKYGKPVGALIVAGLLGLAGWLWYENHTQTVAGEQGEVLTKAIDQLEARNLKGASGEVAPLAKDGHDGYRAAAKMLDAGILAEQGKPDEAAKAFAAIAADTDAPQAYRDLASIREVALTFDKIGPDKVVERLKPLAVPGNAWFASAGEIVGTAYMKQGKNDLAGALFAQIAKEKSAPDSLRRRARQMAGMLGVDAVEEPGETTLVTPAAQ from the coding sequence TTGGCTCTCCGTCCCGACCGTCCGCAGACCCGTTCCGACCAGCTTGCAGAGCGGGGCTCCCCGCAAGGCGGCGAAGGCTTCCTGCGCGAAGTGGATGATGCCCTGCGTGAAGATCAGGTCTTTACCGCGCTGCAGAAATACGGAAAACCGGTCGGCGCGCTGATCGTCGCCGGTCTCCTCGGCCTCGCCGGGTGGCTCTGGTATGAAAATCACACCCAGACCGTGGCGGGCGAACAGGGCGAAGTCCTGACCAAGGCGATCGACCAGCTCGAAGCTCGCAATCTCAAGGGCGCAAGCGGTGAAGTCGCTCCGCTGGCGAAGGACGGCCACGATGGCTACCGCGCCGCCGCAAAGATGCTCGATGCCGGCATCCTTGCCGAACAGGGCAAGCCCGATGAAGCCGCCAAGGCCTTCGCAGCGATTGCAGCCGACACCGACGCTCCGCAGGCCTATCGCGATCTCGCCTCGATCCGCGAAGTCGCGCTGACGTTCGACAAGATCGGACCCGACAAGGTCGTGGAACGGCTCAAGCCGCTGGCCGTCCCCGGCAACGCCTGGTTCGCCAGCGCTGGTGAAATCGTCGGGACCGCCTACATGAAGCAGGGCAAGAACGATCTGGCAGGCGCGCTGTTCGCCCAGATCGCCAAGGAAAAGTCCGCCCCGGATTCGCTGCGCCGCCGCGCCCGCCAGATGGCCGGGATGCTCGGTGTCGACGCGGTCGAGGAACCGGGCGAAACCACGCTGGTCACACCGGCGGCACAATGA
- a CDS encoding PQQ-binding-like beta-propeller repeat protein has protein sequence MTPNPTVRRAALSSVLVLALALGGCGIFGGKDKAKTTPTIGQRTPILSKIEAGTKVDDSIGMTTVVLPAPEVNADFAQAGGNAAKSYGHAALGESPRKAWSVGIKGSSARQRLAASPVVGGGKMFVMDTEGTVHAFDAATGSRVWDTAVKAEKQNANSTFGGGAAFDDGVVYVTNGVGEVAALDAASGSIKWRVKPAGPLRGSPTIAFGQVMVMTQDNQILAINAADGAVLWNENASVGQTNVFGVAAPAAGQGTIVAGFSSGELVAYRYENGRQLWADALARTSIATSVSTLTDIDADPIIERGRVYALGQGGRMAAYELVTGQRIWELNLAGISTPAIAGDWIFTLTDEAKLLCIAKANGKVRWMTQLARYKNEKKKKNQILWTGPVLAGNRLWMANSRGVVMSASVADGVVSEFTEVGSSVSLAPIVANQTLYILDDGGKITAFR, from the coding sequence ATGACGCCTAACCCCACTGTCCGCCGTGCAGCGCTGTCCAGCGTGCTCGTCCTCGCGCTTGCGTTGGGTGGCTGCGGCATCTTCGGCGGCAAGGACAAGGCCAAGACCACGCCGACCATTGGCCAGCGTACCCCGATTCTCTCGAAGATCGAAGCAGGCACCAAGGTCGATGACTCGATCGGGATGACTACGGTCGTCCTGCCCGCGCCCGAAGTGAACGCCGATTTCGCGCAAGCAGGCGGCAATGCAGCCAAGTCCTACGGCCACGCCGCGCTGGGTGAATCTCCGCGCAAGGCATGGAGCGTCGGCATCAAGGGTTCGTCCGCCCGCCAGCGCCTCGCCGCCTCGCCTGTCGTCGGCGGCGGCAAGATGTTCGTCATGGATACCGAAGGCACCGTTCACGCATTTGATGCCGCAACGGGGTCGCGCGTCTGGGATACCGCGGTCAAGGCCGAGAAGCAGAACGCCAACTCAACGTTCGGCGGCGGCGCTGCCTTCGATGATGGCGTGGTCTATGTCACCAACGGCGTCGGCGAAGTTGCTGCGCTTGATGCCGCCTCCGGATCGATCAAGTGGCGCGTCAAGCCCGCCGGTCCGTTGCGCGGATCGCCGACGATTGCCTTCGGGCAGGTCATGGTGATGACCCAGGACAACCAGATCCTCGCGATCAACGCCGCTGACGGCGCGGTGCTGTGGAACGAAAACGCCTCTGTCGGCCAGACCAACGTGTTCGGCGTCGCCGCCCCCGCCGCCGGGCAGGGCACTATCGTCGCGGGCTTTTCCTCGGGCGAACTCGTCGCCTACCGCTACGAAAACGGTCGCCAGCTCTGGGCCGATGCTCTCGCACGCACCTCCATCGCCACCAGCGTTTCCACGTTGACCGACATCGATGCCGATCCGATCATCGAACGCGGCCGCGTCTATGCCTTGGGGCAGGGCGGGCGCATGGCCGCCTATGAACTGGTCACCGGCCAGCGCATCTGGGAACTCAACCTCGCCGGCATTTCCACCCCCGCCATCGCGGGCGACTGGATCTTTACGCTGACCGACGAAGCCAAGCTGCTGTGCATCGCCAAGGCCAACGGCAAGGTCCGCTGGATGACGCAGCTTGCCCGCTACAAGAACGAAAAGAAGAAGAAGAACCAGATCCTCTGGACCGGCCCGGTCCTCGCAGGCAACCGCCTGTGGATGGCCAATTCGCGCGGGGTAGTGATGAGCGCCTCGGTCGCTGACGGTGTGGTGAGCGAATTCACCGAAGTCGGCTCCTCGGTCAGCCTCGCCCCGATCGTCGCCAACCAGACGCTCTACATCCTCGACGACGGCGGCAAGATCACCGCCTTCCGCTGA
- a CDS encoding DUF1295 domain-containing protein: MTTRPSLPPSDVSAGVGIAGVIGLALWVLVCRFWPAIADTFALSGPHEVMDGPAAAMSALLFSGAGMVGWSLLVDKVHRRPSTGIDWTAPRPLRDVLDISVTKIAGLWATWALIGFAYCIARWYWRGQYVFAMEVLESAVPFLFLGAIPYVLWLDRVLVNPRDGAWHFGAMLIGREPWDPAEVKRHWLSWLVKGFFCAFMISIVPGGFGAVVRFDWASVTHDPVALGTLLIETMFMVDVQIAMVGYLVTMKPLDAQIRTANPHLAGWVAALMCYPPFILMGDGDVLDYRHNGAEWAFWLQGHDALLWLWAGALVFLTAVYAWATVAFGLRFSNLTYRGVLTNGPYAFTRHPAYLSKNTYWWLASLPFLTTSGSAVDAIRNTVILALVSGVYYWRARTEEKHLLAEDAKYREYHAWMAEYGPITRTLRKIGGALTPKRPVVQPAE; the protein is encoded by the coding sequence ATGACCACGCGTCCTTCCCTCCCGCCGTCCGACGTCTCGGCTGGCGTCGGCATCGCTGGCGTGATCGGCCTCGCTCTGTGGGTGCTGGTCTGCCGCTTCTGGCCCGCGATTGCTGACACTTTTGCGCTGTCCGGCCCCCACGAGGTGATGGACGGGCCCGCCGCTGCGATGTCCGCGTTGCTGTTTTCGGGCGCAGGCATGGTCGGTTGGTCATTGCTTGTTGATAAGGTCCACCGCCGCCCATCCACCGGCATCGACTGGACCGCGCCGCGCCCCTTGCGTGACGTGCTAGACATTTCGGTCACCAAGATTGCCGGCCTGTGGGCCACATGGGCGCTGATCGGCTTCGCCTATTGCATCGCCCGCTGGTACTGGCGCGGCCAATACGTTTTCGCAATGGAAGTGCTCGAAAGCGCCGTCCCGTTCCTGTTCCTCGGCGCGATTCCTTACGTCCTCTGGCTTGACCGCGTGCTGGTAAACCCGCGCGACGGGGCATGGCACTTCGGCGCGATGCTGATCGGCCGCGAACCTTGGGACCCGGCCGAGGTCAAGCGCCACTGGCTGTCATGGCTGGTCAAGGGCTTCTTCTGCGCCTTCATGATCTCGATCGTGCCCGGCGGCTTTGGCGCGGTCGTGCGTTTCGATTGGGCCTCGGTCACCCATGATCCCGTGGCGCTCGGCACCCTGCTGATCGAAACCATGTTCATGGTCGACGTGCAGATCGCGATGGTCGGCTACCTCGTCACCATGAAGCCGCTCGACGCGCAGATCCGCACCGCCAACCCGCACCTCGCGGGCTGGGTCGCCGCGCTGATGTGCTACCCGCCGTTCATCCTGATGGGCGATGGCGATGTGCTCGATTACCGGCACAACGGCGCGGAATGGGCGTTCTGGCTTCAGGGCCATGATGCGCTGCTATGGCTCTGGGCTGGCGCGCTGGTGTTCCTCACCGCCGTCTATGCCTGGGCCACCGTCGCCTTCGGTCTGCGCTTTTCGAACCTGACCTATCGCGGCGTGCTGACCAACGGCCCTTACGCTTTCACCCGCCACCCGGCCTATCTGTCGAAGAACACCTACTGGTGGCTCGCCTCGCTGCCGTTCCTCACCACCAGCGGCTCGGCGGTCGACGCGATCCGCAACACGGTGATCCTCGCGCTGGTCAGCGGCGTCTACTATTGGCGCGCCAGGACCGAGGAAAAACACCTTCTCGCCGAAGACGCCAAATACCGCGAATACCACGCATGGATGGCCGAATATGGTCCGATTACCCGCACCCTGCGCAAGATCGGCGGCGCGTTGACACCAAAGCGGCCAGTCGTCCAGCCAGCCGAGTGA
- a CDS encoding putative quinol monooxygenase produces the protein MIIVMGSFRLPAENFAAAQPMMDKVVAATRAEDGCLLYAYSRDLTDPTLVRVSEKWRDRAALDLHFKADHMKTWGVERASLGLSERDIMVFESDDGVAV, from the coding sequence ATGATCATCGTGATGGGCAGCTTCCGGCTCCCTGCGGAGAACTTCGCTGCAGCGCAGCCGATGATGGACAAGGTCGTTGCGGCAACGCGGGCTGAGGACGGCTGCCTGCTCTATGCCTATTCGCGTGATCTGACCGATCCGACGCTGGTGCGCGTGTCCGAGAAGTGGCGCGACCGCGCGGCGCTGGATTTGCACTTCAAGGCCGATCACATGAAGACCTGGGGCGTGGAACGCGCAAGTCTCGGCTTGTCCGAGCGGGACATCATGGTGTTCGAGAGCGACGACGGGGTTGCCGTCTAA